One window of the Ureibacillus sp. FSL W7-1570 genome contains the following:
- a CDS encoding ABC transporter ATP-binding protein, translated as MERKVLLEVKDLETTFFTNDGKVPAVDHIDFKVYEGEILAIVGESGCGKSVTSLSIMGLVPNPPGKITSGEILLEGRDLTKLPEKEMRKIRGKDIAMIFQEPMTSLNPLFTIGNQLVEAIRIHHRDWGKKKAESHAIEMMKLVGLPRAEELMKEYPHQLSGGMRQRVMIAMALSCNPKLLIADEPTTALDVTIQAQIMKLMQDLNKKFNSAVLLITHDLGVVAEICERVVVMYSGQIVEEASVMEIFKNPSHPYTKGLIQSVPDMRVKKETLYSIPGSVPKPGSIKTGCRFAPRCEFATDRCFNENPPIYEVSAGHKARCFLLEKEEGTVLEEHTVKS; from the coding sequence ACAAATGACGGAAAAGTTCCCGCGGTTGATCATATAGATTTTAAAGTCTATGAAGGCGAAATATTGGCAATTGTAGGTGAATCCGGTTGCGGGAAGAGCGTTACCTCTTTATCGATCATGGGGCTGGTTCCAAACCCTCCCGGAAAAATAACATCAGGTGAAATATTGCTGGAAGGCAGGGATTTGACGAAGCTTCCGGAAAAGGAGATGCGGAAGATTCGCGGAAAGGATATCGCGATGATTTTCCAGGAGCCGATGACTTCTTTGAACCCTTTGTTCACAATTGGGAACCAATTGGTTGAGGCGATTCGGATCCATCATCGGGATTGGGGCAAAAAGAAAGCCGAAAGCCATGCCATCGAAATGATGAAACTTGTCGGACTTCCCCGCGCGGAAGAATTGATGAAGGAATATCCCCATCAATTATCCGGCGGTATGAGACAGAGGGTGATGATTGCGATGGCTTTGTCTTGCAATCCGAAATTACTGATTGCCGATGAACCGACAACCGCATTGGATGTAACGATTCAAGCGCAAATTATGAAACTGATGCAAGATTTGAATAAAAAATTCAATTCCGCTGTTCTTCTGATCACCCATGATTTAGGTGTCGTGGCGGAAATCTGCGAAAGGGTGGTTGTCATGTACAGCGGGCAAATCGTGGAAGAAGCATCGGTGATGGAAATCTTTAAAAATCCAAGCCATCCATATACAAAAGGACTTATTCAATCCGTGCCGGATATGCGGGTGAAGAAGGAAACATTATATTCGATCCCGGGTTCCGTTCCAAAGCCTGGTTCCATCAAAACCGGATGCAGATTTGCCCCAAGATGTGAATTTGCAACGGATCGGTGCTTCAATGAAAATCCTCCGATATATGAAGTTTCAGCAGGTCATAAGGCAAGATGTTTCTTATTGGAGAAAGAGGAGGGGACTGTTCTTGAAGAACACACTGTTAAAAGTTGA